A DNA window from Streptomyces bacillaris contains the following coding sequences:
- a CDS encoding ferrochelatase, with protein sequence MSDLRDPAPYDALLLLSFGGPEGPDDVVPFLANVTRGRGIPEERLKEVGQHYFLFGGVSPINAQNRALLDALRKDFADHGLDLPVYWGNRNWAPYLTDTLREMTADGHRRIAVFATSAYASYSGCRQYRENLAEALAALEAEGLDVPRVDKLRHYFNHPGFVRPMVDGVLASLADLPEDVRAGAHLAFTTHSIPTSAADASGPMEDHGDGGAYVAEHLDVARLIVDAVREETGTEHPWQLVYQSRSGAPHIPWLEPDICDHLETLHGEGVPAVVMAPIGFVSDHMEVLYDLDTEATARAAELGLPVRRSATVGDDPRFAAAVRELLLERAASERGRAVTPCALGSLGPSHDLCPVGCCPARAPKAAAAGADSPYA encoded by the coding sequence ATGTCTGATCTGCGCGATCCCGCTCCCTACGACGCCCTTCTGCTGCTCTCCTTCGGCGGTCCCGAGGGCCCGGACGACGTGGTCCCGTTCCTGGCGAACGTGACCCGTGGCCGGGGCATCCCCGAGGAACGGCTCAAGGAGGTCGGGCAGCACTACTTCCTCTTCGGCGGGGTCAGCCCGATCAACGCCCAGAACCGGGCCCTGCTGGACGCCCTGCGCAAGGACTTCGCCGACCACGGCCTGGACCTGCCGGTCTACTGGGGCAACCGCAACTGGGCGCCGTACCTCACCGACACCCTGCGCGAGATGACCGCCGACGGGCACCGCCGCATCGCCGTCTTCGCCACCAGCGCGTACGCCTCCTACTCGGGCTGCCGCCAGTACCGGGAAAACCTGGCCGAGGCCCTGGCCGCCCTGGAGGCGGAGGGGCTGGACGTGCCGCGCGTGGACAAGCTGCGCCACTACTTCAACCACCCCGGTTTCGTCCGGCCCATGGTCGACGGCGTGCTCGCCTCGCTGGCCGACCTCCCCGAGGACGTCCGGGCGGGCGCGCACCTCGCCTTCACCACCCACTCCATCCCGACCTCCGCCGCCGACGCCTCCGGCCCCATGGAGGACCACGGCGACGGCGGCGCGTACGTCGCGGAGCACCTGGACGTGGCCCGGCTGATCGTGGACGCGGTGCGCGAGGAGACCGGCACCGAGCACCCCTGGCAGCTCGTCTACCAGTCCCGCAGCGGCGCCCCGCACATCCCGTGGCTGGAGCCCGACATCTGCGACCACCTGGAGACCCTGCACGGCGAGGGTGTCCCCGCCGTCGTGATGGCGCCCATCGGCTTCGTCTCGGACCACATGGAGGTCCTGTACGACCTCGACACCGAGGCCACCGCCAGGGCCGCCGAGCTCGGGCTTCCGGTCCGCCGGTCCGCGACCGTGGGCGACGACCCGCGCTTCGCCGCCGCCGTACGGGAGCTGCTCCTGGAGCGCGCGGCGAGCGAGCGGGGGCGTGCGGTGACCCCCTGCGCGCTGGGCTCGCTCGGCCCGTCCCACGACCTCTGCCCGGTCGGCTGCTGCCCGGCCAGGGCCCCGAAGGCGGCCGCGGCCGGCGCCGACAGCCCGTACGCGTAA
- the sepH gene encoding septation protein SepH: MPELRVVAVSNDGTRLVLKAADSTEYTLPIDERLRAAVRNDRARLGQIEIEVESHLRPRDIQARIRAGASAEEVAQFAGIPVDRVRRFEGPVLAERAFMAERARKTPVRRPGENTGPQLGEAVQERLLLRGADKETVQWDSWRRDDGTWEVLLVYRVAGEPHSASWSYDPPRRLVQAVDDEARSLIGETDDAAPEPSFPFVPRIARLPRDRPLDRTLDRQIERHVERPVPAPEPEEYVSSASAGERDSLTSLLEAVPSFRGDMVVPERPTQPEPPALEPAAEEAEADEPPAAAASAGAGSAYADVLMPRAVAGHRDRLTGTTDRQAEADGVRPGRRAAVPSWDEIVFGTRRKKQD, translated from the coding sequence ATGCCCGAACTGCGTGTCGTGGCCGTCTCCAACGACGGCACACGACTGGTGCTCAAGGCTGCGGACAGCACGGAATACACGCTTCCGATCGATGAGCGGCTGCGCGCCGCCGTGCGCAACGACCGCGCCCGGCTGGGCCAGATCGAGATCGAGGTGGAGAGCCACCTCCGCCCCCGCGACATCCAGGCCCGCATAAGGGCCGGTGCCTCCGCGGAGGAGGTCGCTCAGTTCGCCGGTATCCCGGTCGACCGTGTCCGCCGCTTCGAGGGCCCCGTGCTCGCGGAGCGCGCCTTCATGGCCGAGCGGGCCCGGAAGACCCCCGTGCGCCGTCCCGGCGAGAACACCGGCCCCCAGCTCGGCGAGGCGGTGCAGGAGCGGCTGCTGCTGCGCGGCGCCGACAAGGAGACCGTCCAGTGGGACTCCTGGCGCCGTGACGACGGCACCTGGGAGGTCCTGCTCGTCTACCGGGTCGCGGGCGAACCGCACTCGGCGAGCTGGAGCTACGACCCGCCGCGCCGGCTGGTCCAGGCCGTCGACGACGAGGCGCGCTCGCTGATCGGGGAGACCGACGACGCGGCGCCCGAGCCGAGCTTCCCGTTCGTGCCCCGGATCGCCCGGCTGCCGCGCGACCGGCCGCTGGACCGCACCCTGGACCGGCAGATCGAGCGGCATGTGGAACGGCCCGTTCCGGCTCCCGAGCCGGAGGAGTACGTGAGCAGCGCCTCGGCCGGTGAGCGGGACTCGCTGACCAGCCTGCTGGAGGCGGTGCCGAGCTTCCGGGGCGACATGGTGGTGCCGGAGCGGCCCACGCAGCCCGAGCCGCCCGCGCTGGAGCCCGCGGCCGAGGAGGCCGAGGCGGACGAACCGCCCGCGGCGGCGGCCTCCGCCGGTGCCGGTTCGGCGTACGCGGACGTGCTGATGCCGAGGGCGGTGGCCGGTCACCGCGACCGGCTGACCGGGACGACGGACCGTCAGGCGGAGGCGGACGGGGTCCGGCCGGGGCGGCGGGCGGCCGTGCCGAGCTGGGACGAGATCGTCTTCGGTACCCGCCGCAAGAAGCAGGACTGA
- a CDS encoding MFS transporter, whose amino-acid sequence MPSPYRTIFAAPGSKGFSAAGFFGRMPLSMLGIGVVTMISQLTGRYGLAGALTATLAMAAAVFGPQVSRLVDRYGQRRVLRPFTLVAVAAVAGLLICAQQGAPDWTLFVFAAAAGCVPSVGSMVRARWAAIYRSSSRELHTAYSWESIVDEVCFIFGPIISIGLSTAWFPEAGPLIAALFLLVGVFWLTAQRATEPVPHPKSLHTGGSALRSPGLQVLVATFVATGAIFGGVDVVTVAFAEESGKKAAASLVLAVYALGSCLAGAVFGLLHLKGRPAARWLVGVCAMAVSMIPLLLAGNLPLLAVALFVAGISVAPTMVTTMALVEAHVPRTKLTEGMTWTSTGLAVGVALGSSAAGWVVDAAGAKAGYAVPVAAGALAAAVAFLGYRRLAKPVPTGGRGEDERHLRTEDDERVA is encoded by the coding sequence TTGCCCAGCCCCTACCGCACGATCTTCGCCGCCCCCGGTTCCAAGGGGTTCTCCGCCGCCGGGTTCTTCGGCCGGATGCCGCTCTCCATGCTCGGCATCGGCGTCGTGACCATGATTTCGCAGCTCACCGGCCGCTACGGGCTGGCCGGTGCGCTCACCGCGACGCTCGCCATGGCGGCCGCCGTCTTCGGTCCGCAGGTCTCGCGCCTGGTCGACCGGTACGGGCAGCGCCGAGTGCTGCGCCCCTTCACGCTGGTCGCGGTGGCGGCCGTGGCGGGGCTGCTGATCTGCGCCCAGCAGGGGGCGCCCGACTGGACGCTCTTCGTCTTCGCGGCGGCCGCGGGCTGTGTGCCGAGCGTGGGGTCGATGGTCCGGGCCCGCTGGGCGGCGATCTACCGGAGTTCCAGCCGCGAGCTGCACACGGCGTACTCCTGGGAGTCGATCGTCGACGAGGTGTGCTTCATCTTCGGCCCGATCATCTCGATCGGCCTCTCCACCGCCTGGTTCCCCGAGGCCGGTCCGCTGATCGCCGCCCTCTTCCTGCTGGTCGGGGTCTTCTGGCTGACCGCCCAGCGCGCCACCGAGCCCGTCCCGCACCCGAAGTCACTGCACACCGGCGGCTCGGCGCTGCGCTCGCCGGGGCTCCAGGTGCTGGTGGCCACCTTCGTGGCGACGGGCGCCATCTTCGGCGGGGTGGACGTGGTGACCGTGGCGTTCGCCGAGGAGAGCGGCAAGAAGGCGGCGGCCTCCCTGGTGCTGGCCGTCTACGCGCTGGGCTCCTGCCTCGCGGGGGCCGTTTTCGGGCTGCTGCACCTGAAGGGGAGGCCCGCGGCCAGGTGGCTGGTGGGTGTCTGTGCGATGGCCGTGAGTATGATCCCCCTCCTACTGGCCGGGAACCTTCCGTTGCTGGCCGTGGCGCTCTTCGTCGCGGGCATCTCCGTCGCACCCACGATGGTCACCACCATGGCTCTCGTCGAAGCGCACGTACCGCGCACCAAGCTGACCGAGGGCATGACCTGGACCAGTACCGGGCTAGCGGTCGGAGTGGCGCTCGGCTCCTCGGCCGCCGGCTGGGTGGTCGACGCCGCCGGGGCGAAGGCGGGGTACGCGGTGCCCGTCGCGGCGGGGGCGCTCGCGGCGGCGGTGGCGTTCCTGGGGTATCGCCGGCTGGCGAAGCCGGTTCCTACGGGAGGGCGCGGGGAAGATGAGCGACACCTACGCACGGAAGACGACGAGCGCGTGGCGTAA
- a CDS encoding D-arabinono-1,4-lactone oxidase: protein MSDTYARKTTSAWRNWAGTVTARPARTESPASVDELVDVVRRAHADGLRVKPVGTGHSFTSAAATDGVLIRPDLLTGIRDIDRKAMTVTVEAGTPLKRLNTALAREGLSLTNMGDIMEQTVAGATSTGTHGTGRDSASISAQIRALELVTADGSVLVCSERENPEVFAAARVGLGALGVITAVTLAVEPVFLLTAREEPMTFDRATGEFDQLVAENEHFEFYWFPHTGNCNTKRNNRSAGPAAPPGRVSGWIDDELLSNGVFQVACSVGRAVPATIPSIAKLSSRALSARTYTDIPYKVFTSPRRVRFVEMEYAVPRERAVAALRELKAMVERSPLKISFPVEVRTAPADDMALSTASGRDSAYIAVHLYKGTPHRSYFTAVERIMTAHAGRPHWGKIHTRDAEYLAGVYPRFGEFTAVRDRLDPDRMFGNDYLRRVLGE, encoded by the coding sequence ATGAGCGACACCTACGCACGGAAGACGACGAGCGCGTGGCGTAACTGGGCGGGGACCGTCACCGCCCGGCCCGCCCGGACCGAGTCCCCCGCGTCCGTGGACGAGCTGGTGGACGTGGTGCGCCGGGCGCACGCGGACGGGCTGCGGGTGAAGCCGGTCGGCACCGGCCACTCCTTCACCTCGGCCGCCGCCACCGACGGGGTGCTGATCCGCCCGGACCTGCTCACCGGCATCCGGGACATCGACCGCAAGGCGATGACCGTCACCGTGGAGGCGGGCACTCCGCTCAAGCGCCTCAACACCGCGCTCGCCCGTGAGGGGCTCTCCCTCACCAACATGGGCGACATCATGGAGCAGACGGTCGCCGGGGCCACCTCCACCGGAACGCACGGCACCGGCCGCGACTCGGCCTCCATATCCGCCCAGATCCGCGCCCTGGAGCTGGTCACCGCCGACGGTTCGGTGCTGGTCTGCTCGGAACGGGAGAACCCGGAGGTGTTCGCCGCCGCCCGGGTCGGGCTCGGCGCCCTCGGGGTGATCACCGCGGTCACCCTCGCCGTGGAGCCGGTCTTCCTGCTGACTGCCCGGGAGGAGCCGATGACCTTCGACCGGGCGACGGGCGAGTTCGACCAGTTGGTCGCGGAGAACGAGCACTTCGAGTTCTACTGGTTTCCGCACACGGGCAACTGCAACACCAAGCGCAACAACCGCAGCGCAGGCCCCGCCGCCCCGCCCGGGAGGGTCAGCGGCTGGATCGACGACGAGCTGCTCTCCAACGGCGTCTTCCAGGTGGCCTGTTCGGTCGGCCGGGCGGTCCCCGCGACCATCCCGTCCATCGCCAAGCTCTCCAGCCGGGCGCTCTCCGCCCGCACCTACACCGACATCCCCTACAAGGTCTTCACCAGCCCGCGCCGGGTGAGGTTCGTGGAGATGGAGTACGCCGTTCCGCGCGAACGGGCGGTGGCGGCGCTGCGGGAGCTGAAGGCGATGGTCGAACGCTCACCGCTGAAGATCAGCTTCCCGGTCGAGGTGCGGACCGCGCCCGCCGATGACATGGCCCTCTCAACCGCCTCCGGCCGCGACAGCGCGTACATCGCCGTCCACCTCTACAAGGGCACGCCCCACCGCTCGTACTTCACGGCGGTCGAGCGGATCATGACCGCGCACGCGGGCCGCCCGCACTGGGGCAAGATCCACACCCGGGACGCGGAGTATCTGGCGGGGGTCTACCCGCGGTTCGGGGAGTTCACCGCCGTACGGGACCGGCTCGACCCGGACCGGATGTTCGGCAACGACTATCTGCGGCGCGTCCTCGGGGAGTGA
- a CDS encoding response regulator transcription factor, with protein sequence MRVLVVEDEQLLADAVATGLRREAMAVDVVYDGAAALERIGVNDYDVVVLDRDLPVVHGDDVCRRIVELGVPTRVLMLTASGDVSDRVEGLELGADDYLPKPFAFSELTARVRALGRRTTVALPPVLERAGIKLDPNRREVFRDEVEIQLAPKEFAVLEVLMRSEGAVVSAEQLLEKAWDENTDPFTNVVRVTVMTLRRKLGEPPVIVTVPGSGYRI encoded by the coding sequence GTGCGCGTACTCGTCGTCGAGGACGAGCAGCTGCTCGCCGATGCGGTGGCCACCGGGCTGCGCCGGGAGGCCATGGCCGTCGACGTCGTCTACGACGGTGCCGCGGCCCTGGAGCGCATCGGGGTCAACGACTACGACGTCGTCGTGCTGGACCGGGACCTCCCGGTGGTGCACGGCGACGACGTCTGCCGCAGGATCGTCGAGCTGGGCGTGCCCACCCGGGTCCTCATGCTCACCGCCTCCGGCGACGTCAGCGACCGGGTCGAGGGGCTGGAGCTGGGCGCCGACGACTACCTCCCCAAGCCCTTCGCCTTCAGCGAGCTGACCGCCCGGGTCCGCGCGCTCGGCCGCCGTACGACGGTCGCCCTGCCCCCCGTCCTGGAGCGGGCCGGGATCAAGCTCGACCCCAACCGCCGCGAGGTCTTCCGGGACGAGGTGGAGATCCAGCTCGCCCCCAAGGAGTTCGCGGTGCTGGAGGTCCTGATGCGCAGCGAGGGCGCCGTCGTCTCGGCGGAGCAGCTCCTGGAGAAGGCCTGGGACGAGAACACCGACCCCTTCACCAACGTGGTGCGGGTCACGGTCATGACGCTCCGCCGCAAGCTCGGTGAACCGCCCGTGATCGTCACCGTACCGGGCTCCGGATACCGGATCTGA
- a CDS encoding thymidine kinase — translation MPELVFFSGTMDCGKSTLALQIGHNRSARGLQGVIFTRDDRAGQGKLSSRLGLVTDAVEAEEGMDVYAHIVDRVSRGGKVDYVIVDEAQFLAPAQIDQLARVVDDLGLDVFAFGITTDFRTKLFPGSQRLMELADRIEALQVEALCWCGARATHNARTVGGEMVVEGAQVVVGDVNRQADEVGYEVLCRRHHRRRMTAETARAGALSPDVLPVAADG, via the coding sequence ATGCCCGAGCTGGTGTTCTTCTCCGGAACCATGGACTGCGGAAAGAGCACGCTGGCCCTGCAGATCGGTCACAACCGCTCCGCGCGCGGCCTCCAGGGCGTGATCTTCACCCGTGACGACCGGGCGGGCCAGGGCAAGCTCTCCTCCCGGCTCGGCCTGGTGACCGACGCGGTGGAGGCCGAGGAGGGCATGGACGTCTACGCGCACATCGTCGACCGGGTCAGCCGCGGCGGCAAGGTGGACTACGTGATCGTGGACGAGGCGCAGTTCCTCGCCCCGGCCCAGATCGACCAGTTGGCACGTGTCGTCGACGACCTGGGCCTCGACGTCTTCGCCTTCGGCATCACCACGGACTTCCGGACCAAGCTCTTCCCCGGCTCCCAGCGGCTGATGGAGCTGGCCGACCGGATAGAGGCGCTCCAGGTGGAGGCGCTCTGCTGGTGCGGGGCCCGGGCCACGCACAACGCCCGTACGGTGGGCGGCGAGATGGTCGTGGAGGGCGCCCAGGTCGTGGTCGGGGACGTCAACCGGCAGGCGGACGAGGTCGGTTACGAGGTGCTGTGCCGACGCCACCACCGCCGCCGGATGACCGCCGAGACCGCCCGCGCAGGTGCCCTCTCCCCGGACGTGCTCCCGGTCGCGGCGGACGGCTGA
- a CDS encoding VOC family protein, which produces MTEAAARRTPGTPCWVSLIVHGLTATQEFYGDLFGWEFRPGPDQLGPYVRGFLDGKEVAGIGQLPPDRHLPIAWTTYLASDDADLTAEVIRSCGGTVAVGPIDADEAGRLAIASDPGGAVFGVWQAADHIGTMTAGAPGTPVWNELVTRETSMVAKFYQTVFGYETEAVVSADFDYQTLHLEGRPVAALHGVGQALPRDRGPHWMTYFEVADVDEAAARVVELGGHILQPPREGASGRLATVADPEGAAFTIVRSSGE; this is translated from the coding sequence ATGACCGAGGCTGCCGCCCGGCGTACGCCCGGAACACCTTGCTGGGTGAGTCTGATCGTGCACGGCCTGACCGCGACCCAGGAGTTCTACGGGGACCTGTTCGGCTGGGAGTTCCGCCCGGGCCCCGACCAGCTGGGCCCTTACGTCCGGGGGTTCCTCGACGGGAAGGAGGTCGCGGGCATCGGCCAGCTGCCGCCCGACCGGCACCTCCCGATCGCCTGGACCACCTATCTGGCGTCGGACGACGCGGATCTGACCGCCGAGGTGATCCGCTCCTGCGGCGGTACGGTCGCGGTCGGCCCGATCGACGCGGACGAGGCGGGGCGGCTCGCCATCGCCTCGGACCCGGGCGGGGCGGTCTTCGGCGTCTGGCAGGCCGCGGACCACATCGGGACCATGACGGCGGGCGCCCCCGGCACCCCCGTCTGGAACGAGCTGGTGACCCGGGAGACCTCGATGGTCGCGAAGTTCTACCAGACGGTCTTCGGTTACGAGACCGAGGCGGTGGTCTCCGCCGACTTCGACTACCAGACCCTGCACCTGGAGGGGCGCCCGGTGGCCGCCCTGCACGGGGTCGGCCAGGCGCTGCCGCGTGACCGGGGCCCGCACTGGATGACGTACTTCGAGGTCGCGGACGTGGACGAGGCGGCCGCCCGGGTGGTGGAGCTGGGCGGGCACATCCTCCAGCCGCCGCGCGAGGGGGCGAGCGGCCGGCTGGCGACGGTGGCCGACCCGGAGGGCGCGGCCTTCACCATCGTCCGGTCGTCCGGGGAGTAA
- a CDS encoding DUF3093 domain-containing protein yields MQPSAPPFDERLTAPRSWWFIAFGIGVACALMLLPLGTLPMLAGLVGGAAAAAAAVSSYGSARIRVVGGALVAGDARIPLSALGEPEALDAEEARAWRTHKADARAFMLLRSYVGTAVRVEVTDPDDPTPYVFLSTRDPKGLAAALSGVPAA; encoded by the coding sequence ATGCAGCCTTCCGCACCGCCCTTCGACGAACGTCTCACCGCGCCCCGTTCCTGGTGGTTCATCGCCTTCGGGATCGGTGTCGCCTGTGCGCTGATGCTTCTGCCGCTGGGCACCCTGCCGATGCTGGCCGGGCTGGTCGGCGGTGCGGCGGCGGCCGCGGCGGCGGTGAGCAGTTACGGCTCCGCCCGGATCCGGGTGGTCGGCGGGGCGCTGGTGGCGGGTGACGCCCGCATTCCGCTCTCCGCGCTCGGGGAGCCCGAGGCGCTGGACGCCGAGGAGGCGCGCGCCTGGCGGACGCACAAGGCGGACGCGCGGGCCTTCATGCTGCTGCGCAGCTATGTGGGGACGGCGGTGCGGGTGGAGGTCACGGATCCGGACGACCCGACTCCGTACGTCTTCCTCTCCACCCGGGACCCGAAGGGCCTGGCGGCGGCGCTGAGTGGCGTCCCGGCGGCCTGA
- a CDS encoding sensor histidine kinase produces MAATPPPPTAPPKPTWEPKQQEPPYPWLRPTIRIRLTLLYGGMFLIAGILLLSIIYMLAAQALGVGSKLPFEIVSGRVASEICDLPTTPSPEAFNAAMNACVNNQRKEALETLLNRSLLALVGLSIIAFAFGYAMAGRVLSPLGRITRTARRVAGTDLTRRIELDGPDDELKELSDTFDDMLDRLERAFTAQQRFVGNASHELRTPLAINRTLLEVHLSDPQAPPELQQLGKTLLATNERSEQLVEGLLLLARSDNQIVERKPVDLAEVADRAIDQARAEAVERNVEIRGERAGAVVQGNGVLLERIALNLVQNAVRYNVAEDGWVEVTTSLQPGQALLVVSNTGPVVPAYEIDNLFEPFRRLRTERTGSDKGVGLGLSIARSVARAHGGRIIAEPREGGGLVMRVTLPA; encoded by the coding sequence ATGGCCGCCACCCCGCCGCCCCCCACGGCACCCCCGAAGCCCACCTGGGAGCCCAAGCAGCAGGAGCCCCCGTACCCCTGGCTGCGTCCGACCATCCGGATACGGCTCACGCTGCTGTACGGCGGGATGTTCCTGATCGCGGGCATCCTGCTGCTCTCGATCATCTACATGCTGGCCGCCCAGGCCCTCGGGGTGGGCAGCAAGCTGCCCTTCGAGATCGTCAGCGGCCGGGTCGCCAGCGAGATCTGCGACCTGCCGACGACGCCCTCCCCGGAGGCCTTCAACGCGGCGATGAACGCCTGCGTCAACAACCAGCGCAAGGAGGCGCTGGAGACGCTGCTCAACCGCTCCCTGCTGGCCCTGGTCGGGCTCAGCATCATCGCGTTCGCCTTCGGCTACGCCATGGCGGGCCGCGTCCTGTCCCCGCTGGGCCGGATCACCCGGACCGCGCGCCGGGTGGCGGGCACGGACCTCACCCGGCGGATCGAGCTTGACGGCCCGGACGACGAGCTGAAGGAGCTGTCGGACACCTTCGACGACATGCTGGACCGGCTGGAGCGGGCGTTCACCGCGCAGCAGCGGTTCGTCGGCAACGCCTCGCACGAGCTGCGCACCCCGCTGGCGATCAACCGCACCCTGCTGGAGGTCCACCTCTCCGATCCGCAGGCCCCGCCGGAGCTGCAGCAGCTCGGGAAGACCCTGCTGGCCACCAACGAGCGCAGCGAGCAGCTGGTCGAGGGGCTGCTGCTGCTGGCCCGCAGCGACAACCAGATCGTGGAGCGCAAACCGGTCGACCTCGCCGAGGTCGCCGACCGCGCCATCGACCAGGCCCGGGCGGAGGCGGTCGAGCGGAACGTGGAGATCCGCGGTGAGCGGGCCGGTGCCGTCGTGCAGGGCAACGGGGTGCTGCTGGAGCGGATCGCGCTCAACCTCGTCCAGAACGCCGTGCGCTACAACGTGGCCGAGGACGGCTGGGTGGAGGTCACCACCTCCCTGCAGCCCGGTCAGGCCCTGCTGGTCGTCTCGAACACGGGACCGGTGGTGCCCGCGTACGAGATCGACAACCTCTTCGAGCCCTTCCGGCGGCTGCGTACGGAGCGCACGGGCAGCGACAAGGGGGTCGGACTCGGCCTGTCGATCGCGCGGTCCGTCGCGCGGGCCCACGGAGGCCGTATCATCGCGGAGCCCCGCGAGGGCGGCGGCCTTGTGATGCGTGTCACCCTGCCGGCCTGA
- a CDS encoding sulfurtransferase translates to MKPIITATEYASESAGPRPPVLLDVRWQLGGPHGRPDYEAGHLPGAVFVDLDAELAGPAGSGGRHPLPDPEAFGAVMRRAGVGQDTPVVVYDGGQGWAAARAWWLLRWTGHPDVRVLDGGLAAWTGGLTTEIPYPAEGDFRPKPGALPTLDADGAAALARTGLLLDARAAERYRGDVEPIDRVGGHIPGAVSAPTTQNVTEDGRYLPAERLTERFTALGAGKSDGPVGVYCGSGVSGAHEVLALEIAGIPAALYPGSWSEWSADPARPVATGPDPR, encoded by the coding sequence ATGAAGCCCATCATCACCGCAACCGAATACGCGAGCGAGTCGGCGGGACCGCGGCCCCCGGTCCTCCTGGACGTCCGCTGGCAGTTGGGTGGTCCGCACGGCCGCCCCGACTACGAGGCGGGCCACCTCCCCGGCGCCGTCTTCGTCGACCTCGACGCGGAGCTGGCCGGACCGGCGGGCAGCGGCGGCCGCCACCCCCTCCCGGACCCGGAGGCCTTCGGCGCCGTGATGCGCCGGGCCGGGGTCGGCCAGGACACCCCGGTCGTGGTCTACGACGGCGGGCAGGGCTGGGCCGCCGCCCGCGCCTGGTGGCTGCTGCGCTGGACGGGCCACCCGGACGTGCGGGTCCTGGACGGCGGGCTCGCCGCGTGGACCGGCGGCCTCACCACCGAGATCCCGTACCCGGCCGAGGGCGATTTCCGGCCGAAGCCGGGCGCCCTGCCCACCCTGGACGCGGACGGGGCCGCCGCCCTCGCCCGTACGGGACTGCTCCTGGACGCCCGGGCGGCCGAGCGCTACCGGGGCGACGTCGAGCCCATCGACCGGGTCGGCGGCCACATCCCCGGGGCCGTCTCCGCCCCGACCACCCAGAACGTCACCGAGGACGGCCGCTACCTTCCGGCCGAACGGCTCACCGAACGGTTCACCGCGCTCGGGGCGGGGAAGAGCGACGGGCCCGTCGGCGTCTACTGCGGCTCGGGGGTCTCCGGCGCCCACGAGGTGCTGGCCCTGGAGATCGCCGGCATCCCCGCCGCGCTCTACCCCGGCTCCTGGTCCGAGTGGTCCGCCGACCCCGCCCGTCCGGTCGCCACCGGCCCCGACCCGAGGTAA
- a CDS encoding inositol monophosphatase family protein, giving the protein MTDPALTELLDLALEAARRAGALLRDGRPADLGVAATKSSPIDVVTEMDIAAEKLITGYLTDFRPDDGFLGEEGASSPGTTGIRWVIDPLDGTVNYLYGLPTWAVSIAAERDGERVVGVVEAPMRGETYHAVLGGGAYANGNALRCRPAPPLDQALVSTGFNYVAHVRAHQADVAQQLIPRLRDIRRGGSAAVDLCDVAAGRLDGYYERGLHPWDLAAGDLIAREAGALTGGRPGLPADGDLTVAATPGVFEPLQAALEELGAWHD; this is encoded by the coding sequence GTGACCGACCCCGCCCTCACCGAACTGCTCGACCTCGCCCTGGAGGCCGCGCGCCGCGCCGGAGCCCTGCTGCGCGACGGCCGCCCCGCCGACCTGGGGGTGGCCGCCACCAAGTCCAGCCCCATCGACGTGGTCACCGAGATGGACATCGCCGCCGAGAAGCTGATCACCGGCTATCTCACCGACTTCCGCCCCGACGACGGCTTCCTCGGCGAGGAGGGCGCCAGTTCCCCGGGGACCACCGGCATCCGCTGGGTCATCGACCCGCTCGACGGCACCGTGAACTATCTCTACGGCCTGCCGACCTGGGCCGTCTCCATCGCCGCCGAGCGCGACGGCGAGCGGGTCGTGGGCGTCGTCGAGGCCCCGATGCGCGGCGAGACGTACCACGCGGTCCTGGGCGGCGGTGCGTACGCGAACGGCAACGCCCTGCGCTGCCGCCCCGCCCCGCCGCTCGACCAGGCCCTCGTCTCGACCGGCTTCAACTACGTCGCCCACGTCCGCGCCCACCAGGCGGACGTGGCCCAGCAGCTGATCCCGAGGCTCCGCGACATCCGGCGCGGCGGCTCGGCCGCCGTGGACCTCTGCGATGTGGCGGCGGGTCGGCTGGACGGCTACTACGAGCGCGGGCTGCACCCCTGGGACCTGGCCGCGGGCGACCTCATCGCCCGGGAGGCGGGTGCGCTGACCGGCGGCCGCCCCGGGCTGCCCGCCGACGGCGACCTCACGGTGGCGGCGACCCCCGGGGTCTTCGAGCCGCTCCAGGCGGCCTTGGAGGAGCTGGGCGCCTGGCACGACTGA
- a CDS encoding DUF4193 domain-containing protein, which yields MATDYDTPRKTDDDVDQDSLEELKARRSDKTASAVDVDEFDAAEGLELPGADLSNEELAVRVLPKQADEFTCMSCFLVHHRSQLAREKNGQPICRDCD from the coding sequence ATGGCAACGGATTACGACACCCCACGCAAGACCGACGACGACGTCGACCAGGACAGTCTTGAGGAGCTGAAGGCCCGTCGGAGCGACAAGACGGCCTCCGCCGTCGACGTCGACGAGTTCGACGCCGCCGAAGGCCTCGAGCTGCCCGGCGCGGACCTCTCCAACGAGGAGCTGGCCGTCCGGGTCCTGCCCAAGCAGGCCGACGAGTTCACCTGCATGAGCTGCTTCCTGGTGCACCACCGCAGCCAGCTGGCCCGCGAGAAGAACGGTCAGCCCATCTGCCGCGACTGCGACTGA